Proteins found in one Mycteria americana isolate JAX WOST 10 ecotype Jacksonville Zoo and Gardens chromosome 8, USCA_MyAme_1.0, whole genome shotgun sequence genomic segment:
- the SLC4A9 gene encoding LOW QUALITY PROTEIN: anion exchange protein 4 (The sequence of the model RefSeq protein was modified relative to this genomic sequence to represent the inferred CDS: substituted 2 bases at 2 genomic stop codons) produces the protein MXAHMPGAAGVALRVADTCSQPGPEGSNPEALXQAFTCSIFLSSMAPVAKGAGASLQWEEWGDATCPPLFIQLNQLLSTPAGLEWRETARWIKFEEKVEDGGERWSAPHVPVLHLHSLFQLRMCLQKGTMLLDLDVPTFKEIIDKALSGQPEEAELQPELRERLAAILLRQPRHQPTKSPLWLLAKLSLSPCQGKAKSWSEPRAQLSEMPLKEQLRNQFKKKVPPGAEAAHVAVGEVEFLEKPFTAFIRLRQGVALGSLAEVALPSRFLFILLGPRAKVKAYHEVGRAMATLLTDELFQRVARQAEHRGDLIAGMEAFLDELTVLPPRKWDPSARIPPASGLPSPHRRTTVHPPDRQSHGNGDMAAAGHRAGLEHLHSREELERTGRLFGGLLRDIQRKAPWYGSDFSDALHPQCLSAVLYIYLATVTNAITFGGMLGDATANMQGVLESFLGTAFAGSIFCLFSGQPLTILSSTGPMLVFERLLFSFSQDHGLDYLEFRLWIGLWVAFFGVVLVATDASHLVQYFTRFTEEGFCALISLLFIYDSLKKMLSLAEAFPINWQYRLDNITSYSCVCNLSSPGHSSTGNDTPLSLPLAPWQPPTTLAGLSRTQCLSQGGHLLGTSCQYVPDVTLISFLLFGGTFLSCTTLKRFRSSRYFPVGVRKLVSDFAVILAILASCAVDISLGLETPKLLVPSELKPTNPARGWIVFPFGANPWWVCLVSTVPAVLVTILIFMDQQITAVILNRREYKLQKGAGFHLDLLCVSLLMVVTSATGLPWYVSATVISLAHMESLRKESATSAPGEHPEFLGIREQRVTGLAVFVLMAVSVFMAPILKHIPMPVLYGVFLHMGVAALNSIQLMDRVRLLLMPAKHQPDLAYLRHVPLLRVHLFTVIQLLCLALLWVLKSTMAAIIFPVMLLALVGIRKGLERVFSPHDLSWLDSLLPETARKEAEGKQPKKQKEKESNSEESELMHRQGPEVNISVN, from the exons atgtgAGCCCACATGCCTGGGGCAGCCGGCGTGGCTCTCCGGGTGGCAGACACCTGCTCACAGCCTGGTCCAGAGGGGAGCAACCCCGAAGCTCTCTAGCAGGCTTTCACCTGCAGCATCTTCCTCTCCAGCATGGCCCCAGTGGCCAAGGGAGCCGGTGCCTCCCTGcagtgggaggagtggggggacGCCACCTGCCCACCGCTCTTCATCCAGCTCAACCAGCTCCTCAGCACCCCAGCGGGGCTGGAGTGGAGAGAGACAGCCAG GTGGATAAAGTTCGAGGAAAAGGTAGAGGATGGCGGGGAGCGCTGGAGCGCACCCCACGTCCCAGTCCTCCACCTGCACAGCCTCTTCCAGCTGAGGATGTGCCTGCAGAAGGGGACGATGCTCCTGGATCTGGATGTCCCCACTTTCAAGGAAATAATTG ATAAGGCACTTTCTGGGCAGCCCGaggaagcagagctgcagcccgaGCTGAGGGAGCGCCTGGCAGCCATCCTGCTCCGCCAGCCGCGGCACCAGCCCACCAAATCGCCGCTGTGGCTTCTTGCCAAGCTCAGCCTCTCTCCCTGCCAAG GGAAGGCCAAAAGCTGGTCTGAGCCCAGAGCCCAGCTCTCTGAAATGCCTCTTAAGGAGCAG ctgagaaACCAATTTAAGAAGAAGGTCCCGCCAGGGGCTGAAGCAGCCCATGTTGCTGTCGGTGAAGTTGAATTCCTGGAGAAGCCCTTCACTGCCTTCATCCGCCTCAGGCAAGGGGTGGCCCTCGGCTCACTGGCCGAAGTCGCTCTCCCCAGCAG GTTCCTCTTCATTCTGCTGGGTCCCCGAGCCAAAGTGAAAGCCTACCATGAGGTTGGCAGGGCCATGGCCACGCTGCTGACAGATGAG CTCTTCCAAAGGGTTGCCCGGCAGGCTGAGCACCGAGGGGACCTCATCGCAGGGATGGAGGCATTCCTGGATGAGCTGACTGTGCTTCCTCCCAGGAAATGGGACCCCAGTGCCCGAATTCCTCCAGCGAGCGGCCTGCCATCTCCGCACAGGAG GACCACTGTGCACCCGCCGGATCGGCAGTCCCACGGCAATGGCGacatggcagcagctgggcacAGAGCTGGCCTGGAGCATCTGCACTCCAGGGAGGAGCTGGAGAGGACAGGCAG GCTTTTTGGGGGGCTGCTGCGAGACATCCAGAGGAAGGCACCATGGTATGGCAGTGACTTCTCTGACGCCCTGCACCCCCAGTGCCTCTCGGCAGTGCTCTACATCTACCTGGCAACGGTCACCAATGCCATCACCTTCGGGGGCATGCTGGGGGATGCGACTGCCAACATGCAG GGGGTGCTGGAGAGCTTCCTGGGCACGGCCTTTGCTGGCTCCATCTTCTGCCTCTTTTCTGGCCAGCCCCTGACCATCCTGAGCAGCACTGGCCCCATGCTGGTCTTTGAGCgtctcctcttctccttcagcCA GGACCATGGCCTGGACTACCTGGAGTTTCGCCTCTGGATTGGGCTCTGGGTGGCCTTTTTTGGTGTGGTCTTGGTGGCCACTGATGCCAGCCACCTGGTGCAGTACTTCACCCGCTTCACCGAGGAAGGCTTCTGCGCCCTCATCAGCTTGTTATTCATCTACGACTCCCTGAAGAAGATGCTGAGCCTGGCAGAGGCCTTCCCCATCAACTGGCAGTACCGGCTGGACAACATCACCTCCTACAGCTGCGTCTGCAACTTGTCCAGCCCTG GTCACAGCTCCACAGGGAACGACACGCCGCTCTCTTTGCCCCTGGCGCCCTGGCAG ccTCCCACTACCCTGGCCGGGCTGAGCAGGACCCAGTGCCTGAGTCAAGGTGGGCACCTCCTGGGGACCAGCTGCCAGTATGTGCCTGATGTCACCCTCAtctccttcttgctctttggGGGCACCTTCCTCTCCTGCACCACACTCAAGCGCTTCAGGAGCAGCCGCTACTTCCCTGTGGGG GTGCGGAAGCTGGTGAGTGACTTCGCTGTCATCCTGGCCATCCTTGCCTCCTGTGCCGTCGACATCTCCCTGGGCCTGGAGACCCCCAAGCTCCTTGTCCCCAGTGAGCTGAAG CCCACGAACCCAGCACGGGGCTGGATTGTCTTCCCCTTCGGAGCGAACCCATGGTGGGTCTGCCTGGTGTCCACGGTGCCTGCGGTCCTTGTCACCATCCTTATTTTCATGGACCAGCAGATCACGGCTGTCATCCTTAACCGCAGGGAGTACAAGCTGCAG AAAGGAGCAGGCTTTCACCTGGACCTCCTCTGTGTCTCCCTCCTGATGGTTGTCACCTCTGCCACCGGCCTCCCCTGGTACGTCTCAGCCACCGTCATCTCCCTTGCGCACATGGAGAGCCTGAGGAAGGAGAGCGCAACCTCGGCCCCTGGCGAGCACCCCGAGTTCCTGGGCATCAG GGAGCAGAGGGTGACTGGCCTGGCTGTCTTTGTCCTCATGGCGGTTTCTGTCTTCATGGCACCCATTCTCAAG CACATTCCAATGCCGGTGCTGTACGGGGTCTTTCTGCACATGGGGGTGGCAGCACTGAACAGCATCCAG CTCATGGACCGTGTGCGGCTGCTCCTGATGCCAGCCAAGCACCAGCCAGACCTCGCCTACCTCCGCCACGTGCCCCTGCTCCGGGTGCACCTCTTCACTGTCATccagctgctgtgcctggccCTGCTCTGGGTCCTCAAGTCCACCATGGCTGCTATTATTTTCCCAGTGATG ctgctggcactggtGGGGATCCGGAAGGGGCTGGAGCGCGTCTTCTCCCCGCACGACCTGAGTTGGCTTGACAGCCTCCTGCCTGAAACAGCtaggaaggaggcagaggggaaacagcccaagaagcagaaggagaaggaaagcaacagCGAGGAG TCTGAACTGATGCATCGCCAAGGACCAGAGGTCAACATCTCCGTGAATTAG